A genomic stretch from Aedes albopictus strain Foshan chromosome 2, AalbF5, whole genome shotgun sequence includes:
- the LOC109398728 gene encoding general transcription factor IIH subunit 3, protein MEENKDASLLVIVMDTNPSQRIIRENPHHLTQCLDSIVAFANAHLMQKAQNKLAVLACHHHATEFLYPTPGKPLDIRQVDGQYEAFTLVEKTIKQKLAKVIGEAPRLSVPTESLLAGSMAMALCYIARVNRNKPAGVKINSRILVVTGSNECASQYMTYMNVFFTAQKQNVTLDVCALDKPLSLLQQGCDITGGQYLKLPQLDGFLQYLLWVFLPEPLTRCKLVLPPPVKVDYRAACFCHRELIDIGYVCSVCLSIFCKFSPICTTCHTVFKAPAPIAAKPKKKKMKS, encoded by the exons ATGGAAG aaaacaagGACGCCAGCCTGCTGGTGATTGTGATGGACACGAACCCATCCCAGCGAATCATCCGTGAAAACCCTCATCACTTGACCCAATGCCTGGACTCGATCGTGGCTTTTGCGAACGCTCATCTGATGCAGAAGGCTCAGAACAAACTGGCCGTCCTGGCGTGCCATCATCATGCCAC AGAATTCCTTTATCCAACACCGGGGAAACCACTGGACATCCGGCAGGTGGACGGGCAGTACGAAGCCTTCACGCTGGTCGAGAAAACCATCAAACAGAAGCTGGCCAAAGTAATTGGTGAAGCTCCCCGGCTAAGCGTTCCAACGGAATCGCTGCTGGCCGGAAGTATGGCAATGGCGTTGTGCTACATTGCAAGG GTAAATCGCAATAAACCCGCGGGGGTGAAGATCAACTCTCGGATACTGGTCGTGACGGGAAGCAACGAGTGCGCCTCGCAATACATGACCTACATGAACGTATTTTTCACCGCACAGAAGCAAAACGTCACGCTGGACGTTTGTGCGCTGGATAAGCCACTCAGTTTGCTCCAGCAGGGATGTGATATTACCGGAGGACAATACCTTAAGCTGCCGCAATTGGATGGCTTCCTGCAGTATTTGCTG TGGGTGTTTCTGCCGGAGCCGCTGACGAGGTGCAAACTGGTGCTTCCGCCACCGGTTAAAGTAGACTATCGAGCTGCTTGCTTCTGCCACCGGGAGCTGATCGACATCGGCTACGTGTGCTCGGTGTGTCTTTCCATTTTCTGCAAATTTAGTCCCATTTGTACCACTTGCCA CACTGTGTTCAAAGCACCTGCCCCGATTGCGGCCAAGCCGAAGAAAAAGAAGATGAAATCGTGA